In Anguilla rostrata isolate EN2019 unplaced genomic scaffold, ASM1855537v3 scaf0140, whole genome shotgun sequence, the sequence ATTTACATTGTTTATTGGTATTGCTTGTCAGTATAACTTCGCTTAAAAGAAGTTGTGACAATAAAGAATCCTTATCataagaataatttaatatatatattttactttctAGTGGGTCCCAGAGGCGCAACCAGGTAGCAAaccaaacagagacagaaagccATGTCGTCAACATCCAAAAGGCACGAGACGTTTCTCACTGGGCCCATGGGGGAGAAGCCAGTGATGGCATTGCCTGGAATTAGCACGGTGTCTGCAGCCAAACTAGAGGAAAAGGGCTTTAAGAAGGTACCAGAGAATGATATTCTGTGTGAGCTTTAGTTTCTGTCTAATAGCATCTGTATTCCTGAAGAACAATGTATGTTGGACCAAAAagttaaaatatgaattgaTTTTAGAAGATTTTCCAGTactatcaaaaatatttttctccatCTGTCAGTGAGTCTGAGACTCCCATTCTTCACCTTGTAATctaatctctctccctctgaagGCAAACCATATCCTGGGACAGTTCCTAGTGTTGGATAAGGATGAGAGACGGTTCAAGGAATGGCTACATGATGCGTGTGGTGCAAACGTCAAGCAGCAGGAAGATTGCTATCGCTGCCTGCAAGAATGGTGCAACTCCTTT encodes:
- the LOC135246290 gene encoding barrier-to-autointegration factor-like; its protein translation is MSSTSKRHETFLTGPMGEKPVMALPGISTVSAAKLEEKGFKKANHILGQFLVLDKDERRFKEWLHDACGANVKQQEDCYRCLQEWCNSFL